Proteins encoded by one window of Cyclobacteriaceae bacterium:
- a CDS encoding Rieske (2Fe-2S) protein, whose amino-acid sequence MQWIKIFNSMEEAQSRLQPDKPQLVLIGEKRICLVKRQNQFFAVQDRCTHNGESLSKGLVNYLGEVICPWHNYRFSLETGRECASRSADLVTYPVKAEPDGLFIGVF is encoded by the coding sequence ATGCAGTGGATTAAAATTTTCAACAGCATGGAAGAAGCTCAATCGCGTCTTCAACCCGATAAACCACAATTGGTGTTGATTGGTGAAAAAAGAATATGCCTGGTGAAGCGACAAAATCAGTTTTTTGCTGTGCAAGACAGGTGTACACACAATGGCGAGTCGTTGAGTAAAGGCCTGGTGAACTATCTCGGTGAGGTGATTTGCCCGTGGCACAACTACCGCTTTTCGCTTGAAACCGGACGCGAGTGTGCCAGCCGCTCAGCCGATCTTGTTACCTATCCGGTTAAAGCCGAGCCGGATGGATTGTTTATTGGAGTATTTTGA
- a CDS encoding amidohydrolase, with amino-acid sequence MMKYVPIAVLLVITCALQAQTPAKLQTKVDQQAASLEQKVIEWRRHFHQYPELSNRETKTAQKVAEHLKALGLEVQTGVAHTGVVGLLRTGKPGPVIALRADMDALPVTERNSLPFASKEKAVFNGQETGVMHACGHDTHVAILMAVAEILSKNKSELKGTIKFIFQPAEEGAPAGEEGGADLMVKEGVLENPKPDVIFGLHINSATPLGMITYRPAGTMAASDWFSIKVKGVQAHGAYPWKSVDPIVVSAQIITGLQTIVSRQTELTKEAAVITIGRIQAGIRENIIPEEAFMAGTIRTLDVGMQDNIHERIRLTATKIAESAGATAEVNITKMTPITYNDPALTEKMVGSLQKAAGADKVVRINAVTGAEDFAFYQKKIPGFFFFIGGLPPGQDPAKAPAHHTPDFMIDERAMLTGLKAMLNVTVDYMYAK; translated from the coding sequence ATGATGAAATATGTACCGATTGCTGTGTTGCTTGTGATCACCTGTGCGCTTCAGGCACAAACACCTGCCAAACTCCAAACTAAAGTTGATCAACAAGCTGCTTCCCTTGAGCAGAAAGTAATTGAGTGGCGCAGGCATTTTCATCAGTATCCAGAACTTTCAAACCGTGAAACAAAAACCGCACAGAAAGTTGCGGAGCATTTAAAAGCACTTGGCCTTGAGGTACAAACCGGTGTGGCGCATACAGGCGTGGTAGGGTTGTTACGTACAGGTAAGCCCGGGCCCGTAATTGCCCTTCGGGCGGATATGGATGCATTGCCGGTTACAGAGCGCAATAGTTTGCCGTTTGCCTCGAAAGAGAAAGCCGTTTTTAATGGACAGGAAACCGGTGTGATGCATGCTTGCGGACATGATACGCACGTGGCCATACTCATGGCGGTGGCAGAAATATTATCGAAGAACAAGAGTGAATTGAAAGGTACCATCAAGTTTATATTTCAACCAGCGGAAGAAGGCGCGCCTGCCGGTGAAGAAGGAGGCGCGGATTTGATGGTGAAAGAAGGCGTGCTGGAAAATCCGAAACCCGATGTGATTTTTGGTTTGCACATCAACTCGGCTACTCCGTTGGGCATGATTACTTACAGGCCTGCAGGCACAATGGCGGCTTCCGATTGGTTCTCTATAAAAGTAAAAGGTGTACAAGCGCATGGAGCCTACCCGTGGAAGAGTGTTGACCCGATTGTGGTTTCGGCACAGATTATTACCGGATTGCAAACCATTGTAAGCAGACAAACCGAACTTACCAAAGAAGCAGCCGTGATTACCATTGGAAGAATTCAGGCAGGTATTCGCGAAAACATTATTCCGGAAGAAGCTTTTATGGCCGGCACCATCCGCACATTGGATGTGGGCATGCAGGATAACATTCATGAAAGGATACGCTTGACTGCTACTAAAATTGCGGAGAGCGCAGGTGCAACGGCAGAAGTGAACATTACTAAAATGACACCAATTACCTACAACGATCCGGCCCTTACGGAAAAAATGGTGGGCAGTTTGCAAAAGGCAGCGGGCGCAGACAAAGTCGTGCGCATCAATGCCGTAACCGGTGCGGAAGACTTTGCTTTCTATCAGAAAAAAATTCCCGGATTTTTCTTTTTTATTGGCGGCTTACCACCTGGTCAGGATCCGGCTAAAGCCCCGGCACACCACACACCCGATTTCATGATTGATGAGCGCGCCATGCTCACCGGACTGAAGGCAATGCTGAACGTGACGGTGGATTATATGTACGCGAAATAA
- a CDS encoding type II toxin-antitoxin system VapB family antitoxin, whose translation MKKTRTNVVLDDDLIAEIMKLSEEKTKREVIENALHERLRILKRKKLAALRGKVKWEGDLDQMRRGRF comes from the coding sequence ATGAAAAAAACTCGAACAAATGTTGTGCTTGACGATGATCTGATAGCGGAGATCATGAAGTTAAGCGAAGAAAAGACAAAGCGAGAGGTAATTGAAAATGCATTACATGAGCGACTTAGAATTCTTAAACGGAAGAAATTAGCGGCTTTGCGTGGAAAGGTTAAGTGGGAAGGAGATCTTGACCAAATGCGTAGGGGAAGGTTTTGA
- a CDS encoding class I SAM-dependent rRNA methyltransferase — MISGKVVLKKGREQSVLRKHPWIFSGGIHQLDPGVQEGDWVEVCDHKGSTLCFGHYQQGSIAIRILLFGADKPTENFWTEKISKALQLRKSVGLPAAHTNAFRLIHGEGDGLPGLIIDVYDRVAVVQAHSSGMHKDSERIAEALKTVLGDNLTAIYYKSRATLPDKVRATQQDGFLFGEISGQQIVLEHNHKFLVDFVEGQKTGFFLDQRENRKLLGEFANGKNVLNTFCYTGGFSVYALKAGANLVHSVDASEKAIDLTRKNIELNGFDAEQHACVATDTFEFLKGKENQYDLIILDPPAFAKHRDARHQAVKGYQRLNAEAMKVIKSGGIIFTFSCSQVVDKQLFYDTVASAAIQANREVKVLHLLSQPADHPVSMSHPEGEYLKGLVLYVV, encoded by the coding sequence ATGATTAGCGGAAAAGTAGTTTTAAAAAAAGGAAGGGAGCAATCTGTGTTGCGCAAGCATCCGTGGATTTTTTCAGGAGGCATTCATCAGCTTGATCCAGGCGTACAGGAAGGTGATTGGGTTGAAGTGTGCGATCATAAAGGATCAACACTTTGCTTTGGTCATTATCAGCAAGGCAGCATTGCCATTCGCATTTTGTTGTTTGGTGCTGATAAGCCAACGGAAAATTTCTGGACAGAAAAAATCAGCAAGGCTTTACAGTTAAGAAAAAGCGTAGGCTTACCTGCTGCACACACCAATGCTTTCCGTTTGATTCACGGAGAAGGTGACGGACTACCGGGGCTGATCATTGATGTGTACGATCGGGTTGCGGTGGTGCAGGCCCACTCATCAGGCATGCACAAAGACAGTGAGCGTATTGCTGAAGCCTTAAAAACTGTTTTGGGTGATAACCTTACTGCCATTTATTATAAGAGTCGTGCTACGTTGCCCGATAAAGTGAGAGCCACACAACAAGATGGTTTTTTATTTGGTGAGATTTCCGGTCAGCAAATTGTTCTTGAACACAATCATAAATTTCTTGTCGATTTTGTGGAAGGACAAAAAACCGGCTTCTTCCTCGACCAGCGTGAAAACCGAAAACTGTTGGGTGAGTTTGCCAACGGAAAAAATGTGTTGAATACCTTTTGCTACACCGGTGGGTTTTCAGTGTACGCATTAAAGGCCGGAGCCAACCTGGTGCATTCCGTTGATGCTTCCGAAAAAGCAATTGACCTCACCCGAAAAAATATTGAACTCAACGGTTTCGATGCAGAACAACACGCCTGTGTCGCTACTGACACATTTGAATTTCTGAAGGGAAAAGAAAATCAATACGACTTAATTATTCTTGATCCACCTGCTTTTGCCAAGCACCGCGATGCGCGCCACCAGGCGGTGAAAGGTTACCAACGCCTGAATGCCGAAGCCATGAAAGTGATTAAAAGCGGTGGCATCATTTTTACGTTCTCCTGCTCACAAGTAGTCGACAAACAATTATTTTACGATACCGTTGCTTCAGCTGCCATTCAAGCCAACCGTGAAGTGAAGGTGTTGCATCTGCTCTCACAGCCTGCCGATCACCCAGTTTCCATGAGCCACCCGGAAGGTGAATATTTGAAGGGGTTAGTGCTTTATGTGGTGTAG
- a CDS encoding DUF6265 family protein: protein MQSLRLVALLIISFPAFAQSPDHPFAWLEGTWKRPDKPVFEVWKKGEGKILLQGFAFRISPAGDTLVTEEIQFIREGDAYVYIPDVAGPQGPIRFKLTAFDETGFVAENPEHDFPKMIAYKYQPQTQRLMATISGDGKSIPFPFERVNPHQK from the coding sequence ATGCAATCACTCCGGCTTGTTGCACTGCTCATTATAAGCTTCCCCGCATTCGCGCAATCGCCCGATCACCCGTTTGCCTGGCTGGAGGGAACCTGGAAACGCCCCGACAAACCAGTGTTTGAAGTCTGGAAAAAGGGCGAAGGAAAAATTTTGCTACAAGGCTTTGCTTTTAGAATTTCACCGGCTGGCGATACGTTAGTAACTGAAGAGATTCAATTCATTCGCGAAGGCGATGCCTATGTTTACATTCCCGATGTGGCTGGTCCGCAAGGGCCGATCCGTTTCAAGCTAACCGCGTTTGATGAAACCGGTTTTGTGGCCGAAAATCCGGAGCATGATTTTCCCAAGATGATTGCTTACAAATACCAACCTCAAACACAACGCCTGATGGCCACCATCTCCGGTGACGGAAAATCCATTCCGTTTCCATTTGAACGCGTCAACCCTCATCAAAAATGA
- a CDS encoding Do family serine endopeptidase, with protein MKRFATLFFAAILGSLLTLGGYEYFKKDEGVKIQYVSESPISKVNYLNGASSEVPTSFADVAEKVTPAVVHIRSTQRITRQDNSADPFREFFGIPRNYGPSQSSGSGVIVNANGYIVTNNHVVQGADMVDVTLNDNRTFKAEVIGTDPDTDLALIKINQTDLPFLAFVDSDHARVGEWVLAVGNPFNLTSTVTAGIISAKGRNINIINNNRSVEELQAQGNTAIESFIQTDAAINPGNSGGALVNMNGGLLGINTAIASPTGAYSGYGFAVPSNIVSKIVEDLIKFGVVQRGWLGVMVGSVNSEMVKQLDLEVNEGALITGFAEDGRSAAKAAGIKENDVVVKIDDTPIRSSSALIETIGRHRPGDKVMITVNRQGKEITYPVVLKNRDGNVDVVKLEERSGIAALGLDVEEVDAKQLKQLDLKNGVRIKKLGNGKLARSTDIREGFIVTKVNDVPVKSVKEFNEEIKKKKAGELVILTGTYDDFPREFNYAFRM; from the coding sequence ATGAAGCGATTTGCAACACTGTTTTTTGCCGCCATTCTGGGAAGCTTACTTACCCTCGGTGGCTACGAATACTTCAAAAAAGATGAAGGGGTAAAAATTCAATACGTTTCAGAATCCCCGATTTCGAAAGTCAATTATCTCAACGGAGCCTCATCAGAGGTGCCCACCAGTTTTGCCGATGTGGCCGAGAAGGTAACACCGGCTGTGGTGCACATCCGTTCCACGCAGCGCATAACACGCCAGGATAATTCTGCTGATCCGTTCCGCGAATTTTTTGGCATACCGCGTAACTACGGCCCGAGCCAGAGTTCAGGCTCAGGGGTAATTGTCAACGCAAACGGATACATCGTTACCAACAACCATGTGGTGCAAGGTGCCGATATGGTTGATGTAACCTTAAACGATAACCGTACTTTCAAAGCAGAAGTAATCGGAACCGATCCGGATACAGATCTTGCCCTTATTAAAATCAATCAAACCGATTTGCCTTTTCTTGCCTTTGTAGATTCTGATCATGCACGTGTAGGCGAGTGGGTGCTTGCTGTTGGTAATCCGTTTAACTTAACATCAACGGTTACAGCGGGTATCATCAGCGCGAAAGGAAGAAACATCAACATCATTAATAATAACCGCAGTGTGGAAGAACTGCAGGCGCAGGGAAACACCGCGATTGAATCATTCATTCAAACCGATGCTGCGATCAACCCCGGTAACAGTGGTGGTGCATTGGTGAACATGAATGGTGGCTTGCTCGGTATCAACACGGCTATTGCCAGTCCTACAGGTGCCTACTCCGGTTACGGGTTTGCTGTGCCTTCCAACATCGTAAGCAAAATTGTAGAAGACCTGATAAAGTTCGGTGTGGTGCAACGAGGTTGGTTGGGTGTAATGGTAGGCAGTGTGAATAGCGAGATGGTTAAACAGTTAGACCTGGAAGTAAATGAAGGCGCCTTGATTACAGGCTTTGCTGAAGATGGCAGGAGCGCGGCCAAAGCTGCAGGTATAAAAGAAAATGATGTGGTGGTAAAAATTGACGACACACCTATTCGCTCAAGTTCAGCGTTGATCGAAACCATTGGCCGTCATCGGCCGGGCGATAAAGTGATGATTACAGTAAACCGTCAGGGAAAAGAAATTACTTACCCGGTAGTACTGAAAAACCGCGATGGCAATGTAGATGTGGTGAAGCTGGAAGAGCGCAGCGGCATTGCAGCACTTGGCCTGGATGTGGAAGAAGTAGATGCCAAACAACTGAAACAACTGGATCTTAAAAACGGAGTGCGCATCAAAAAATTAGGTAACGGTAAGCTGGCACGGAGCACCGACATCCGCGAAGGATTTATCGTAACCAAAGTAAACGATGTGCCCGTGAAATCTGTTAAAGAGTTTAACGAAGAAATAAAGAAAAAGAAAGCAGGTGAACTTGTGATTCTTACCGGAACGTACGATGACTTTCCGCGCGAGTTCAACTATGCGTTCAGGATGTAG
- a CDS encoding 4-hydroxy-3-methylbut-2-enyl diphosphate reductase, protein MKKFDIPAYYRSSITGKIKEARRAKDPRKQDFAPVCIDFGPVGFYIARHFGFCYGVENAIEKSYKALEENAGKNVYLLSQMIHNQEVNQDLQSRGIQFIMDTDGTQFIPWENIGKDDVVIVPAFGTTLEIEHLLLDKGVDVQKYNTTCPFVEKVWNRAEKLGRDNFTIIIHGKPKHEETRATFSHSASTGASIIVRDMEEAKRLGAYITGAKPKEDFYEEFAGKFSEGFNVESDLQRVGVVNQTTMLASETQAIAEYFRLLMIEKYGEENLKQHVADTRDTLCYATNDNQDSTYELLETDADLALVVGGYNSSNTSHIVELCERKFATYFINSENEIKSPEEIHHFIYHEKRKEITRNFIPAKGQVKIVLTSGASCPDTLVDRVLLKTVSFFPGSRSVEEVMGEFL, encoded by the coding sequence ATCAAAAAGTTTGACATACCCGCCTACTACCGGTCGTCTATTACCGGTAAAATAAAGGAAGCCCGCAGAGCAAAAGATCCGCGCAAGCAAGACTTTGCTCCCGTGTGCATCGATTTCGGGCCCGTAGGATTTTACATTGCCCGCCATTTTGGTTTTTGCTATGGTGTGGAAAACGCCATTGAAAAAAGTTATAAAGCACTGGAGGAGAACGCAGGCAAGAATGTTTACCTGCTCAGCCAGATGATCCACAACCAGGAAGTAAACCAGGATTTACAAAGCCGCGGCATTCAGTTTATTATGGATACAGATGGCACGCAGTTTATTCCGTGGGAGAACATCGGCAAAGACGATGTGGTAATCGTTCCGGCTTTTGGCACTACGCTGGAGATTGAACACTTACTGCTCGACAAAGGTGTTGATGTACAGAAATACAACACCACCTGCCCGTTTGTTGAAAAGGTGTGGAACCGGGCTGAAAAACTGGGGCGTGATAATTTCACCATCATCATTCACGGCAAACCGAAACATGAAGAAACGCGCGCCACGTTTTCGCACAGCGCCAGCACAGGCGCATCGATAATTGTACGCGACATGGAGGAGGCGAAACGATTAGGCGCCTACATTACCGGTGCCAAACCGAAAGAAGATTTTTACGAAGAGTTTGCTGGAAAATTTTCGGAGGGCTTTAATGTGGAAAGCGATTTACAGCGCGTAGGTGTGGTTAACCAAACCACCATGCTCGCTTCTGAGACCCAAGCCATTGCCGAATATTTTCGTTTGCTGATGATTGAAAAATATGGCGAAGAAAACCTGAAGCAACACGTAGCCGATACACGCGATACGTTATGCTACGCCACCAACGACAACCAGGATTCCACCTACGAGTTGCTCGAAACCGATGCCGATCTTGCCCTGGTGGTAGGCGGGTACAACAGCTCCAATACTTCGCACATTGTTGAGTTGTGCGAACGAAAATTCGCCACCTACTTCATCAACTCCGAAAACGAAATAAAATCACCGGAAGAAATTCATCACTTCATTTACCACGAGAAGCGAAAGGAAATCACCCGTAATTTCATTCCTGCCAAAGGGCAAGTAAAAATTGTACTCACCAGCGGAGCTTCCTGCCCCGATACACTCGTTGACCGCGTATTGCTGAAAACGGTTTCCTTCTTCCCCGGCAGCCGTTCGGTGGAGGAGGTGATGGGGGAGTTTTTGTAA
- a CDS encoding DUF1801 domain-containing protein, whose protein sequence is MNIKEQINTYLQSLPAQKRIDMQALHNLILQIKPACKLWFLDGKDESGKTVSNPSIGYGFQHLKYADGKTREFYQIGISANTTGITVYIMGIDDKNYLVKTYGKKLGKATVTSYCIKLKALKDINMNVLEEAIRFGLERTS, encoded by the coding sequence ATGAATATCAAGGAGCAAATAAACACGTATTTACAAAGCCTTCCTGCGCAAAAGCGAATTGACATGCAGGCGTTGCACAACCTGATATTGCAGATTAAGCCAGCCTGTAAACTATGGTTTCTGGATGGCAAGGATGAGTCAGGTAAAACGGTTTCCAACCCCAGTATTGGATACGGATTTCAACACCTGAAATATGCTGATGGCAAGACCAGAGAGTTTTATCAAATTGGTATCAGTGCAAACACAACCGGAATTACGGTCTACATTATGGGCATTGACGATAAGAACTATTTGGTTAAGACCTATGGAAAAAAGTTAGGTAAGGCAACCGTAACCAGTTATTGCATTAAGTTAAAAGCACTGAAAGACATTAACATGAATGTACTCGAAGAAGCGATTCGTTTTGGGCTTGAGCGCACCAGCTAA
- a CDS encoding DinB family protein, translating into MKTSNPILRRDFIKSTAMLTTGTLGLSFIPHTSTAAEWPAEDRENVIGPREGFSPHVGTMLSMMTWMRTVMLYPVKDMTVEQLDYVHDEESNSIGAMLLHLAATERFYQVHTFEGKKWGDWSEQDKKRFSVAMSLGDEGRKIIKGNTLDFYLSTLQEVREHTISEF; encoded by the coding sequence GTGAAAACCTCAAACCCAATTCTCCGCAGGGATTTTATTAAATCCACTGCGATGCTCACCACCGGAACCCTTGGCCTTTCGTTCATTCCGCACACCAGCACCGCAGCCGAATGGCCAGCCGAAGACCGTGAAAATGTAATTGGCCCAAGAGAAGGATTTTCACCACATGTTGGCACCATGCTGTCGATGATGACGTGGATGCGAACCGTAATGTTATACCCGGTAAAGGACATGACGGTTGAGCAACTGGATTACGTGCATGACGAAGAATCAAACTCCATTGGCGCCATGCTGTTGCACCTGGCGGCAACAGAACGGTTTTACCAGGTACATACCTTTGAAGGCAAGAAGTGGGGCGACTGGAGCGAGCAAGACAAAAAGCGATTTTCCGTGGCCATGAGCCTGGGCGATGAAGGCAGAAAAATCATAAAAGGCAACACCCTCGATTTTTATTTAAGCACACTGCAGGAAGTACGGGAGCATACTATTAGTGAATTCTAA
- a CDS encoding dihydrofolate reductase family protein — MRKLTVLSMLTLDGVIQGPGAPKEDPSGGFKYGGWVAPYGDDLYDQVVQQELEQPAEYLLGRKTFEIWEAYWPTHADFWPGINEGTKYVLSKKRKKSTWKNSVFIKTVADIKKLKKSKGPDIQVWGSGKLVQLLLKHDLVDELRLKIHPLTLGKGKKILDKGSIPAAFTVTESRVTSTGVIMATYKRAGKVKTGKVG; from the coding sequence ATGAGAAAATTAACCGTTTTATCCATGCTCACACTCGATGGCGTAATACAAGGCCCCGGTGCACCGAAAGAAGATCCTTCGGGCGGATTTAAATATGGAGGCTGGGTTGCTCCGTACGGTGATGACCTTTACGACCAGGTGGTGCAGCAAGAATTGGAACAACCGGCCGAATACCTGCTGGGCAGAAAAACATTTGAAATTTGGGAAGCCTACTGGCCCACCCATGCCGACTTCTGGCCGGGCATTAACGAGGGCACAAAATATGTGCTTTCAAAAAAGCGGAAGAAATCAACCTGGAAAAATTCGGTGTTCATTAAAACCGTGGCCGACATCAAGAAGTTGAAAAAATCTAAAGGGCCAGACATACAAGTGTGGGGCAGCGGCAAACTTGTTCAGCTGTTGCTGAAGCATGACCTGGTAGATGAACTCCGCCTTAAAATTCACCCGCTAACGTTGGGCAAAGGAAAAAAGATTTTGGACAAGGGATCCATTCCGGCTGCGTTTACGGTAACCGAGAGCCGGGTTACATCCACGGGCGTTATCATGGCCACCTACAAGCGCGCGGGCAAAGTGAAGACCGGCAAAGTTGGATAA
- a CDS encoding DUF1801 domain-containing protein produces the protein MHNHADVDAYMKGLAAADRNALEYLRQHIAVLMPEAEQRLSRGVPFFYYKGKRAVGFRASKGYLSFFIMEGRVLKNMKHDLRNYENSTTVVWFTPDKLLPKALVEKLVKARIKEIDLALNAKGKKFGEP, from the coding sequence ATGCACAACCACGCAGACGTTGATGCCTACATGAAAGGCTTGGCTGCAGCAGACCGCAATGCATTGGAATATTTGCGACAGCACATCGCAGTGCTGATGCCGGAAGCGGAGCAACGCCTGAGCAGGGGCGTGCCCTTTTTCTATTACAAGGGTAAACGTGCGGTGGGCTTCCGGGCATCAAAAGGGTATTTATCTTTTTTTATTATGGAAGGCCGTGTGCTCAAAAACATGAAGCACGACTTGCGCAATTATGAAAATTCAACAACCGTGGTTTGGTTTACACCCGATAAGCTGTTGCCGAAAGCACTGGTTGAAAAATTGGTGAAGGCGCGGATAAAGGAAATTGATTTAGCCCTCAATGCAAAAGGAAAAAAATTTGGTGAGCCATAG
- a CDS encoding GNAT family N-acetyltransferase — protein sequence MIEVIHTNLHDLEQIFALFDHSVAYQEKNGYPVWRNYDKQAIIHDMEQKNQYKVVVDSTLAMVFSVRYTDKIIWRELDKGDALYLHRIVVNPACKGQKLFGVILDWAIAHAKQKNLGHIRMDTWAANPTLISYYAGFGFTRIEDFTTPNNPELPVHNRNLALTLLAYRLP from the coding sequence ATGATTGAAGTTATTCACACCAACCTGCACGACCTCGAACAAATCTTTGCGTTGTTCGATCACTCCGTTGCGTACCAGGAAAAGAACGGCTACCCGGTTTGGCGTAACTACGACAAGCAGGCGATCATCCATGACATGGAACAAAAAAATCAATACAAGGTTGTGGTTGACTCAACCCTAGCCATGGTATTCAGTGTTCGCTACACCGATAAAATAATTTGGAGAGAATTAGATAAAGGTGACGCCCTTTACCTGCACCGCATTGTGGTTAACCCTGCGTGTAAGGGGCAAAAGCTGTTTGGGGTTATTTTGGATTGGGCCATAGCCCACGCCAAACAAAAAAACCTGGGCCACATCCGCATGGACACCTGGGCCGCCAACCCCACGTTGATCAGTTACTATGCGGGTTTTGGATTTACCCGCATAGAAGACTTCACCACACCCAATAACCCCGAATTACCCGTACACAACCGAAACCTGGCGCTAACGCTGTTGGCGTACAGGCTTCCTTAA